A genomic window from Quercus lobata isolate SW786 chromosome 10, ValleyOak3.0 Primary Assembly, whole genome shotgun sequence includes:
- the LOC115965273 gene encoding dof zinc finger protein DOF5.4, with product MQDIQAIGGGRLFGGGDRRVRPNHHHQHNHHHHHTQTQNHQALKCPRCDSLNTKFCYYNNYNLSQPRHFCKSCRRYWTKGGVLRNVPVGGGCRKAKRSKPKPNSSDASTPQTQRREPKSNSHSSSESSSLTATTNTATEAVSAVTDPSLNSASNLLNVQDSKLFVSSSSYEQGLLEQGSDCGIFSEIGSFTSLITAPSNETLAFGFNTMPDITTTPFRLNHHQSQSENQEWQNHHHQQQQKAMGLVGDELKMQEEITGGLLDQTVQVDLSSLQNRSSGGGFGSLDWQASTGDQVLFDLPNTVDQAYWSQSQWTDQDHPTLYLP from the coding sequence ATGCAAGACATCCAGGCGATCGGAGGTGGGCGATTATTCGGCGGAGGAGACCGGAGGGTTCGTccaaatcaccaccaccaacacaaccaccatcaccaccacacCCAGACCCAGAACCACCAAGCACTCAAGTGCCCACGCTGCGACTCGCTCAACACCAAGTTCTGCTATTACAATAACTACAACCTGTCTCAGCCTCGCCACTTCTGCAAGAGCTGCCGCCGCTACTGGACCAAAGGCGGCGTCCTCCGCAACGTCCCCGTCGGCGGTGGCTGCCGCAAAGCCAAGCGgtccaaacccaaacccaattcATCTGATGCATCAACTCCTCAGACTCAGCGGCGAGAGCCCAAGTCCAACTCTCATTCCAGCAGCGAGAGCTCAAGCCTCACCGCCACGACAAACACCGCCACCGAAGCTGTCTCGGCTGTCACAGACCCTTCTCTAAACTCAGCTTCGAACCTGTTGAACGTCCAAGACTCGAAGCTCTTCGTTTCGAGTTCTAGCTATGAACAGGGTTTGCTGGAACAAGGCTCGGACTGTGGGATATTCTCGGAGATTGGAAGCTTCACGAGCCTTATTACAGCGCCGTCGAATGAAACATTAGCGTTTGGGTTCAATACTATGCCGGATATCACGACGACGCCGTTTAGGTTGAATCATCATCAGAGTCAGAGTGAAAATCAAGAGTGGcagaatcatcatcatcagcagcAGCAGAAAGCGATGGGTTTGGTTGGCGATGAATTGAAGATGCAGGAGGAGATCACAGGTGGGCTGCTTGATCAGACGGTCCAGGTTGATTTGTCATCGTTACAGAACAGATCAAGTGGTGGAGGTTTTGGATCGTTGGATTGGCAAGCGAGTACTGGTGATCAAGTTTTGTTTGATCTTCCTAACACCGTTGATCAAGCATACTGGAGTCAGAGTCAGTGGACTGATCAGGACCACCCTACTCTCTATCTCCcgtaa
- the LOC115963214 gene encoding uncharacterized protein LOC115963214: MCKDCVSHRQQVCVVSEQSQNLKVLEYMHLEDDESMSSSTVAYKSHFKSFKFNSNSGEMRGLKTNKKTSLELKSSIISGLKTECYEVDSDLLPDDCQNKDVVSNPPKVSSFMAWKDSGNTGNHVAHNSDCPRDSKGSEEGKNLYTGKSIMEYELPELDVFLHESSYQFVKDICIDSGVSSQGKCLVENCELNHNSISCILNSEVDSNGELTEETLDTASSASNGSRCSTDKDCNKDAIKQCGSEDLIMEGEVDFDARQDISDNFTKKIIPRILLPVREAPSKEAGSANSMVSSTTEAIDPSKTYSRSEEEDENITNNLDLANTTTSTREESQQCAACQQPPQSGRISHRSTSSNASSHSFAFPILPAEWTGSPVRMVKADRKQSQKQRRWRLSFPCFKF; the protein is encoded by the exons ATGTGCAAGGATTGCGTATCACACAGACAGCAGGTTTGTGTTGTTTCTGAACAAAGTCAAAACCTCAAAG tattGGAATACATGCACCTGGAAGATGATGAATCCATGTCCTCTTCAACTGTTGCCTATAAGTCTCATTTCAAGTCCTTCAAATTCAACAGCAACAGTGGGGAGATGAGAGGATTGAAGACAAACAAAAAGACCAGTTTAGAACTTAAAAGTTCAATCATCTCTGGCCTAAAAACTGAATGTTATGAGGTGGATTCAGATTTACTTCCAGATGATTGTCAGAACAAAGATGTAGTCAGTAACCCACCAAAAGTCAGTAGTTTTATGGCTTGGAAAGATTCAGGGAATACAGGGAACCATGTAGCGCACAATTCTGATTGTCCTAGAGACTCAAAAGGAAGTGAGGAAGGAAAGAACCTTTACACCGGAAAGAGTATTATGGAGTATGAATTGCCAGAGCTGGATGTTTTCCTTCATGAGAGCAGTTATCAGTTTGTTAAGGACATTTGCATTGACAGCGGAGTGTCTTCTCAGGGCAAGTGTTTGGTTGAGAATTGTGAGTTGAACCATAATAGTATCTCTTGCATACTTAACTCTGAAGTGGATAGCAATGGTGAATTAACAGAAGAAACACTGGACACAGCATCATCTGCTTCAAATGGGTCACGATGTAGCACTGACAAAGACTGCAATAAGGACGCAATCAAGCAGTGTGGTTCGGAGGACTTAATTATGGAAGGTGAAGTAGATTTTGATGCGAGACAAGATATTTCTGATAATTTCACTAAGAAGATCATCCCTAGAATTCTGCTCCCTGTTAGAGAG GCTCCAAGTAAGGAAGCAGGCTCGGCAAACTCTATGGTATCATCTACAACTGAAGCAATTGATCCAAGCAAGACATATTCAAGAAGTGAGGAGGAGGATGAAAATATCACTAATAACCTTGATTTGGCTAACACCACAACAAGCACCAGAGAGGAATCCCAACAATGTGCAGCTTGTCAACAGCCTCCCCAATCTGGCAGAATATCTCATCGGTCAACTAGCAGCAATGCCAGTTCTCATTCATTTGCATTTCCCAT ATTACCTGCTGAGTGGACCGGCAGCCCAGTAAGAATGGTAAAAGCTGACAGGAAGCAATCACAAAAGCAAAGACGTTGGAGGCTATCTTTTCCCtgctttaaattttga